CTGTCGGTTCTGGTGTAGTGACTAAGATTATCAAGTAGAGCAATGAGTACAGCTAGTTCAAAGCAAAAGATTAGAATCAAGCTTAAGGCTTACGATAGTAAGGTGATTGATGAGTCTGCTAAGCAGATTATTCAAACTGCTGTCAGGACAGGGGCTACAACAATTGGTCCAGTACCTTTGCCAACCAGGACTAGTAAGTATACTGTGATTCGTTCTCCTCATGTCTACAAAGATTCTCGTGAGCAGTTCGAAATGCGTAAGCATAAGAGACTAATTGATATTAGTCTGCCAACCGCTAAAACAATTGATGCTTTGATGAACCTTAGCTTGCCAGCTGGGGTTGATATTGCGATCAAGATGTAAGGGCTCCATCAGGAGATAGGAAAATCCCTACAGATGCAAGAAAAATACTCAGTCCATCTATTGCCATAATTGCCAATTGGGCAACCCGAGAATGGCGAGTTAGGTCTGTGAGGTCTTGTAATATGACGAGGTGAGCGTCATCCTCCGAAACCC
The sequence above is drawn from the Candidatus Saccharibacteria bacterium genome and encodes:
- the rpsJ gene encoding 30S ribosomal protein S10, with product MSTASSKQKIRIKLKAYDSKVIDESAKQIIQTAVRTGATTIGPVPLPTRTSKYTVIRSPHVYKDSREQFEMRKHKRLIDISLPTAKTIDALMNLSLPAGVDIAIKM